One window of the Mus pahari unplaced genomic scaffold, PAHARI_EIJ_v1.1 scaffold_10763_1, whole genome shotgun sequence genome contains the following:
- the LOC110315207 gene encoding zinc finger protein 431-like — protein MLETCRNLSAIGFNWEAQNIEEYXQSSRRYRRHERSQSTEKPSEYNQCGKAFAMASHLKVHDRIHPGEKPYKCNQCDKAFSRSSHLQRHRRTHTGEKPFKCNECDKAFSYKSSLQRHIRIHSGKEPYKCNECDKAFSYKCNLQTHIRIHSGEKPYK, from the exons ATGCTGGAGACCTGCAGGAACCTCAGTGCTATAG gCTTTAATTGGGAAGCCCAAAATATTGAAGAATATTNTCAAAGTTCTAGAAGATACAGAAG GCATGAAAGGAGTCAgagtacagagaaaccctctgaATATAATCAATGTGGCAAAGCATTTGCAATGGCCAGTCATCTTAAAGTACATGATAGAATTCAtcctggagagaaaccctacaaatgtaatcaatgtgataaagctTTTTCCCGATCCAGTCATCTCCAACGACAtagaagaacacatactggagaaaaacccttcaaatgtaatgaatgtgataaagccttttccTATAAATCTAGTCTTCAAAGACATATAAGAATACATTCTGGAAAAgaaccctacaaatgtaatgaatgtgataaagccttttctTATAAATGTAATCTTCAAACACATATAAGAATACATTctggagaaaaaccctacaaA